Part of the Weissella coleopterorum genome is shown below.
ATTAGTTATTTAGAAAATATTCGGATTCTTTTTCATTTGGCGTCAACATATTTAATGCACTATGAGGCCGTTGTGAATTATAACTACCTTCAATATATTCAAAATAAGCTAGTTTAACTGATTCAATATTAGTAAATTTTTTTCGATTAAGTTTTTCTTTTTTCATATATTTAAAGAATGATTCTGTCACGGCGTTATCCCAAGGATAACCTGGCTTAGACCATGAATGAACTAGATTGTATTGATCCAATAATCGATGGTATTTAGTTGCTGTAAATTGAGATCCTTGGTCTGTATGAATTAAAACATGGTTATTTGGTTTTTTTATCGTATACGCAGTTTCTAAAGTTTTGATTGCTAGATTGGTATTTATATGGGCACTTACGTGCCAGGCAATAACTTTGCGAGAAAATAAATCTAAAACTATACATAAATAAACCGATCGATTATTACCGATTGGAATATAAGTGAAATCGCTAGTCCAAGCCTGATTAGGTGCCGGAGGGTTAAATGATTGATTTAATTTATTTTGATATAAAACATAGTTATTATGTTGAGCTGTTAAAATTGTGTCCGAATCAATGCGAACCTGAGAGTATTGTTTAATCCAACGGGTTATAGAAGATACGTCAATGCCATATTCTTTAGCCAAATAATTTTGAGATTTTCCAGATTCATGAAGTTTGACGATTTGTTTTTTAAATTGTTCATCAAAATTTCGAGGCTTTTTTCTTGAAGTTGTCATTTTAAAATCCTTTCTTAAATGAGTGTCTATTTATATGGATAGTGTACATTAAAAACTGTCCACTTTAATAACATACATCCATAATCAGTCAAAAGATTCATAGAGAGGGGTTACGAGGGGAGTTATTTGGACACTAATCATAGGAGCCATTATTGGAGCAATGT
Proteins encoded:
- a CDS encoding IS3 family transposase; protein product: MTTSRKKPRNFDEQFKKQIVKLHESGKSQNYLAKEYGIDVSSITRWIKQYSQVRIDSDTILTAQHNNYVLYQNKLNQSFNPPAPNQAWTSDFTYIPIGNNRSVYLCIVLDLFSRKVIAWHVSAHINTNLAIKTLETAYTIKKPNNHVLIHTDQGSQFTATKYHRLLDQYNLVHSWSKPGYPWDNAVTESFFKYMKKEKLNRKKFTNIESVKLAYFEYIEGSYNSQRPHSALNMLTPNEKESEYFLNN